From the genome of Scytonema hofmannii PCC 7110, one region includes:
- a CDS encoding YggT family protein — translation MTGTTLAVWILGPVLGLMTFLFIIRIVLTWYPQAELNRFPFNVVAWPTEPFLAPLRKIVPPLGGVDITPIIWVGICSLLREILLGQQGLLTMLDRS, via the coding sequence ATGACTGGTACGACCCTTGCTGTTTGGATTCTCGGTCCGGTGTTAGGACTGATGACGTTTTTGTTTATTATTCGCATTGTTCTGACTTGGTATCCTCAAGCAGAACTGAATCGTTTTCCTTTCAACGTGGTAGCTTGGCCTACTGAACCTTTTTTAGCCCCGTTGCGAAAGATAGTACCACCTTTAGGTGGAGTAGACATCACTCCTATCATTTGGGTTGGCATTTGCAGCTTATTGCGAGAAATTTTGTTGGGTCAACAAGGGCTGCTGACTATGCTCGATCGCAGTTAG
- a CDS encoding CPBP family intramembrane glutamic endopeptidase — translation MQQVCRIFLRDLIALFEPSANFSLPSLQDASALVVVMAFFLAWILCWLPLAVISAIAIKWKPFQPLQPEQKLPLLIPLYLLAPLTLWGMSWLTKISFSEYGFSGNLATFYSLTLGLALGVLGIAVVFSCQIWLGWCAFQETNLKQLLPILLPILLVALLVGGVEELIFRGFLLTELAKDSSVWIAAIAGSLIFALLHLIWEQQETIPQLPGLWLMGMVLVLARFTDRGSIGLAWGLHAGWVWAIACLDTAQLTGPTGHVSEWVTGKNKKPLAGVAGVVCLLLTGGILWLMFGYNFFL, via the coding sequence ATGCAACAAGTCTGTCGTATTTTTTTGCGCGATCTCATAGCGTTATTTGAGCCATCAGCCAACTTCTCGCTACCATCATTACAAGATGCATCTGCGTTAGTTGTGGTGATGGCTTTTTTTCTGGCGTGGATTCTCTGTTGGTTACCACTAGCGGTAATATCAGCGATCGCTATTAAATGGAAACCCTTTCAACCTCTACAACCAGAACAAAAGTTACCCCTACTTATTCCTCTCTACCTCCTAGCTCCCCTCACGCTTTGGGGTATGAGTTGGTTGACAAAAATTTCTTTTTCTGAATATGGCTTTTCTGGAAATCTTGCAACTTTTTATTCTTTAACCTTGGGTTTAGCGTTGGGAGTGTTGGGTATTGCAGTGGTATTTTCTTGTCAAATATGGTTGGGGTGGTGCGCTTTTCAAGAAACAAACCTCAAGCAATTGCTACCTATTTTACTACCTATATTGTTAGTTGCTTTATTGGTAGGTGGTGTGGAAGAGTTAATTTTTCGCGGATTTCTCTTGACTGAGTTGGCTAAAGATAGCTCTGTTTGGATAGCAGCGATCGCCGGAAGCTTAATTTTTGCTTTGCTACATCTAATTTGGGAACAGCAAGAAACAATACCACAATTACCGGGTCTTTGGTTAATGGGTATGGTGTTGGTATTAGCACGGTTTACGGATAGGGGTAGTATCGGCTTAGCTTGGGGACTACATGCGGGATGGGTTTGGGCGATCGCATGTTTGGATACAGCACAACTCACGGGTCCTACGGGTCATGTCTCTGAATGGGTGACTGGTAAGAATAAAAAACCTTTGGCTGGTGTGGCGGGTGTTGTTTGTTTGTTGCTGACAGGAGGAATTCTCTGGTTGATGTTTGGTTATAACTTTTTTCTATGA
- a CDS encoding ribbon-helix-helix protein, CopG family has translation MTRFSARFSEKEYEDLVKLSKQKERSINEVIREAVRQYVERETTG, from the coding sequence ATGACTAGATTTAGTGCTAGATTTTCCGAAAAAGAGTATGAAGATTTGGTGAAATTAAGCAAGCAAAAAGAGAGGTCAATAAATGAGGTAATTCGAGAAGCTGTGAGACAATACGTGGAAAGAGAGACAACAGGTTAA
- a CDS encoding TolB family protein produces the protein MKKITPKFRLQRQLRWSLCLTLAGMLVSCGYSDIPIGPTSLNSRSTEQQPALSGNGRFLAFVSNRNGSHQVLLYNLQQQQFMSTPGLNRPETIVESPSLSYTGRYITYITSDQGRPVVALYDRATQQSQILTPIYRGWVRNPSISPDGRYVVFESASRGQWDIEVLDRGPDIELDIDNGATVTGSGE, from the coding sequence GTGAAAAAAATTACACCTAAATTTCGGCTCCAAAGACAACTTCGTTGGAGTCTTTGTTTAACATTGGCAGGGATGCTTGTATCCTGCGGTTATAGTGATATTCCTATAGGACCAACTTCCCTCAACAGTCGCTCTACCGAACAGCAACCAGCGTTGAGTGGAAACGGTCGTTTTTTGGCGTTTGTATCCAATCGCAATGGCAGTCATCAAGTGCTGTTGTATAACTTGCAACAACAACAGTTTATGAGTACACCGGGCTTAAATCGACCTGAAACTATTGTCGAAAGCCCCAGTCTCAGTTACACGGGGCGTTATATTACTTACATTACCAGTGACCAAGGCAGACCAGTTGTAGCACTTTACGATCGCGCAACGCAACAGTCGCAAATCCTCACACCAATCTATCGCGGTTGGGTAAGAAATCCAAGTATCAGCCCCGATGGGCGCTATGTTGTCTTTGAATCCGCAAGTCGCGGTCAGTGGGATATTGAAGTCCTAGACCGAGGACCAGATATTGAGTTAGATATTGATAATGGAGCTACTGTAACAGGGAGTGGGGAGTAG
- a CDS encoding AbrB family transcriptional regulator has translation MTETATAPLTGKALLAKVKELSNLPRRERAKQCGYYTVTKNNQVRVNLTDFYDALLSARGIPLSPEAPKDGRGREPTYRVSVHQNGQIVIGATYTKAMGLKSGDEFEIKLGYKHIHLIQIDADKKLLSSDDSDLDEEDIEDEEDFDEDEDEEEEED, from the coding sequence ATGACTGAAACTGCAACCGCACCATTAACCGGTAAAGCACTGCTTGCTAAGGTTAAAGAACTATCCAATTTACCACGGCGAGAAAGAGCCAAGCAGTGCGGTTACTACACAGTTACCAAAAATAACCAAGTCCGTGTCAATCTTACTGATTTTTATGATGCTTTATTGTCAGCTAGGGGAATTCCCTTAAGCCCAGAAGCACCAAAAGATGGTCGAGGACGCGAACCGACATACAGAGTCAGCGTACACCAAAACGGTCAGATTGTTATTGGTGCAACTTACACCAAAGCAATGGGCTTAAAGTCAGGTGATGAGTTTGAAATTAAGTTAGGATACAAGCATATTCACTTAATTCAAATCGATGCTGATAAGAAGTTGCTCTCGTCAGATGATTCAGATTTAGACGAAGAGGACATCGAAGACGAAGAGGACTTTGATGAGGATGAGGATGAAGAGGAAGAGGAAGATTAA
- the psbX gene encoding photosystem II reaction center X protein has product MTPSLSNFLWSLVWGTAIVVIPVIAGLVFVSQKDKIERS; this is encoded by the coding sequence ATGACACCGTCTTTATCAAATTTTCTTTGGAGTTTGGTTTGGGGTACTGCTATTGTCGTTATCCCCGTGATAGCAGGATTAGTTTTTGTTAGCCAAAAAGATAAAATCGAGCGTTCATAA
- a CDS encoding TolB family protein, with protein sequence MTKPLIIFAVVSLLGGCVGYPRLLNYAVDPGGRSLNSLGSELNPQISKRYVVFTTDRRGSQDVYMFDRLTNTLVDLPGLNSFDTIASHPSVAENGRYIVLCANRQGRSGIFLYDRETRQLRNLTSNLQAEVRNPTISADGSRIAFESSVNGQWDILVYNRSGQPLTIPQEPQ encoded by the coding sequence ATGACAAAACCGTTAATTATATTTGCTGTTGTAAGTTTGTTGGGTGGTTGTGTTGGCTACCCCCGTTTGTTGAATTATGCTGTCGATCCTGGTGGGCGCAGTCTTAACAGCTTGGGATCGGAGTTAAATCCACAAATTTCCAAACGCTATGTTGTTTTTACAACTGACCGTAGGGGTAGCCAAGATGTGTATATGTTTGACAGGCTAACGAATACTTTGGTTGATTTGCCTGGGTTAAATTCTTTTGATACGATCGCTTCTCATCCCTCTGTTGCTGAAAATGGTCGCTACATTGTTTTGTGTGCTAATCGTCAGGGACGATCAGGAATTTTTCTTTACGATCGAGAAACGCGTCAATTACGTAATTTAACTTCTAACTTGCAAGCAGAAGTTCGCAATCCAACTATTAGCGCTGATGGAAGTCGGATTGCCTTTGAGTCCAGCGTGAATGGTCAATGGGATATTTTAGTTTATAACCGTTCCGGGCAACCTTTAACTATACCTCAAGAACCTCAGTAG
- a CDS encoding chorismate lyase — protein MTATFTPTNNLTLPLGWHRLTSIWQGGEEVIQQGLPHTQLAPAWQLLLLGDGSPTRHLQLLTGEPTEVDVIDMSLVGADLDNAPDLIKAVPGPRLRRQVWLRTASGQRLAYATSWWEASHVDEYLQNRALPIWASLARLRTELYRDVQGIYYGDSTALEAGFDETGPFWGRHYLFWHHGQPLTLIYEVFSPYLTKYLGSMELGSNNGKV, from the coding sequence TTGACAGCGACTTTTACGCCGACAAACAATTTAACATTGCCATTGGGGTGGCATCGTCTCACCTCAATTTGGCAGGGTGGGGAGGAAGTCATTCAACAGGGTTTGCCTCACACTCAACTCGCACCAGCTTGGCAACTCCTTTTGTTAGGTGACGGGTCTCCGACACGACACTTACAATTGCTAACAGGTGAACCCACAGAAGTGGACGTTATTGATATGTCATTGGTTGGTGCGGATTTGGATAATGCACCTGACCTAATCAAAGCTGTTCCAGGACCGCGACTGCGACGACAGGTTTGGTTGCGTACCGCCTCCGGTCAGCGCTTGGCATATGCGACTTCTTGGTGGGAAGCTTCTCACGTAGATGAGTATTTACAAAACCGTGCATTACCTATTTGGGCTAGTTTGGCACGTCTCCGCACGGAGTTATATCGGGATGTACAGGGAATCTATTATGGTGACTCCACGGCGCTAGAAGCGGGTTTTGATGAGACCGGACCTTTTTGGGGTCGCCACTACTTGTTTTGGCATCACGGGCAGCCTCTTACCCTAATTTATGAGGTTTTTTCACCATATTTAACAAAATATTTGGGCTCGATGGAATTGGGTTCTAATAATGGCAAGGTCTAG
- a CDS encoding glycosyltransferase family 4 protein: protein MKIAVIGAKGLPPKQGGIEHYCAELYPRMVKQGHSVDLFARCSYTDCSWLDRYDYQGVQVISVPGLNLRGVDAFITSALGAVAASAKKYDIIHFHALGPSLFTCLPRVINSAKVVVTCQGLDWQRAKWGSVSTRVIQMGEKAAVRFAHGLVVVSDALQDYFSQNYGRNTVYIPNAPASYGASDPNFGYGRQLGLEKGRYVVFLGRLVPEKRPDLLVDAFNALKPLGWKLVLAGGVSDTKSFTSQLLEKIAHNRNIVFAGELRGPRLWEIVRGAGLFALPSDLEGLPLAMLEAMRERVPVLASDIPPHKQLLSGSRGALFATGSVDSCIQSLDWAIAHPQELASMAVHAKRHVQLNYSWERITTDNLNLYQTLLESPASLRGLEQNQTELAEVLSKK from the coding sequence ATGAAAATTGCTGTAATTGGTGCCAAAGGTTTACCTCCTAAACAAGGAGGAATTGAACATTACTGTGCGGAACTTTATCCTCGAATGGTAAAACAAGGGCATTCTGTTGATTTATTTGCCCGTTGTTCTTATACAGACTGTTCGTGGCTCGATCGCTATGACTATCAAGGGGTGCAAGTCATTTCCGTACCGGGTTTGAACTTGAGAGGTGTCGATGCTTTTATCACGTCAGCTTTGGGAGCGGTGGCTGCGAGTGCCAAGAAATATGATATCATCCACTTCCACGCTCTCGGCCCCTCTTTGTTTACTTGTTTGCCAAGAGTTATCAATTCTGCAAAAGTTGTTGTAACCTGTCAGGGTCTCGACTGGCAACGCGCCAAGTGGGGTAGTGTTTCAACTCGCGTCATTCAAATGGGTGAAAAAGCCGCCGTGCGTTTTGCCCACGGATTGGTTGTTGTCTCAGATGCACTGCAAGACTATTTCTCACAAAACTATGGCAGAAATACAGTCTATATCCCCAATGCACCGGCTAGCTACGGTGCATCAGACCCAAACTTTGGTTATGGTCGTCAGTTAGGTCTGGAGAAAGGACGCTACGTTGTGTTTCTGGGTAGGCTTGTACCGGAAAAGCGTCCTGACTTACTGGTTGACGCCTTTAATGCTTTGAAACCTTTGGGATGGAAACTTGTCTTGGCTGGAGGTGTGAGCGATACGAAATCCTTCACCTCACAGTTATTGGAAAAGATAGCCCACAATCGAAATATTGTATTTGCGGGCGAACTTCGAGGACCTCGTCTTTGGGAAATAGTTAGGGGTGCAGGGTTATTTGCTCTTCCTTCTGATTTAGAGGGGCTACCTCTAGCCATGTTGGAGGCTATGCGGGAAAGAGTACCAGTTTTGGCTAGTGATATTCCCCCTCACAAGCAACTGCTGAGTGGAAGTCGAGGAGCACTGTTTGCCACTGGAAGTGTAGATTCTTGCATCCAATCTTTGGATTGGGCGATCGCTCATCCTCAAGAACTAGCATCTATGGCAGTGCATGCAAAAAGGCACGTGCAACTGAACTATAGCTGGGAACGCATTACTACTGACAATTTGAACCTCTACCAAACACTTTTAGAATCGCCCGCATCTTTGAGGGGATTGGAGCAAAACCAGACAGAGTTAGCCGAAGTCTTAAGTAAAAAGTAA
- a CDS encoding succinate dehydrogenase/fumarate reductase iron-sulfur subunit, which yields MEVLFKVIRQQQNSSPLVKTYVLDVEPGNTILDCLNRIKWEQDGTLAFRKNCRNTICGSCAIRINGRSALACKENVGSEISKKQPDQTPGSPTNIIPEITIAPLGNMPVIKDLVVDMTSFWDNLEAVTPYVSTAGRSVPEREFLQTPLERSRLDETGNCIMCGACYSECNAREVNSDFVGPHALAKAYRMVEDSRDSKTETRLEEYNEGTKGVWGCTRCLYCNSVCPMDVAPLDQITKIKQELLDRKEASDSRSIRHRKVLVELVKEGGWIDERSFGLQVVGNYLRDLKGLLSIAPLGLRMIARRKFPLSFEPSEGTEQVRSLIEAVQKSVTSDQ from the coding sequence ATGGAAGTTCTTTTTAAGGTCATACGGCAGCAACAAAATTCCTCCCCTCTGGTAAAAACTTACGTTTTGGATGTTGAACCAGGAAATACCATCCTCGATTGCCTGAATCGGATTAAGTGGGAGCAAGATGGAACTTTAGCATTTCGCAAAAATTGCCGCAATACAATTTGTGGAAGCTGTGCTATACGGATAAATGGGCGTTCGGCTTTGGCTTGTAAAGAAAATGTTGGTAGTGAAATTTCCAAGAAGCAACCAGATCAAACACCAGGAAGCCCTACAAATATTATCCCAGAAATAACAATAGCACCACTGGGTAATATGCCTGTTATCAAGGATTTAGTGGTTGATATGACCAGCTTTTGGGACAACTTAGAAGCAGTGACTCCTTATGTGAGTACAGCAGGGCGAAGCGTACCAGAAAGAGAGTTCTTACAAACACCGCTAGAGCGATCGCGCCTTGATGAGACAGGAAATTGTATCATGTGTGGAGCGTGTTACTCGGAATGTAACGCTCGTGAAGTGAATTCAGATTTTGTTGGTCCCCATGCTCTTGCCAAAGCATACCGCATGGTAGAAGATTCTCGCGATAGCAAAACCGAAACTCGCTTAGAAGAATATAACGAAGGAACTAAAGGAGTTTGGGGTTGCACTCGCTGTCTTTACTGCAATTCTGTTTGTCCGATGGATGTTGCACCTTTAGATCAAATTACTAAAATCAAACAAGAACTTCTCGATCGCAAAGAAGCATCTGACAGCCGTTCCATTCGTCACCGCAAAGTGCTAGTGGAGTTAGTCAAAGAAGGAGGCTGGATCGATGAGCGATCCTTTGGTTTACAAGTTGTTGGTAATTACCTGCGAGACTTAAAAGGATTGTTGAGTATTGCCCCTCTCGGTCTGCGAATGATCGCCCGCAGAAAATTCCCACTATCATTTGAACCTTCTGAAGGTACTGAACAAGTGAGATCTCTTATTGAAGCAGTGCAGAAATCAGTGACCAGTGACCAGTGA
- the accC gene encoding acetyl-CoA carboxylase biotin carboxylase subunit has product MKFDKILIANRGEIALRILRACEEMGIGTVAVHSTVDRNALHVQLADEAVCIGEAASSKSYLNIPNIIAAALTRNASAIHPGYGFLAENARFAEICADHHIAFIGPSPEAMRLMGDKSTAKDTMQRAGVPTVPGSDGLLESEEEGLAIAQKIGYPIMIKATAGGGGRGMRLVRSESEFVKSFQAAQGEAGAAFGNSGVYLEKFIECPRHIEFQILADNYGNVIHLGERDCSIQRRNQKLLEEAPSPALDSELREKMGQAAVRASQFINYSGAGTVEFLLDRSGQFYFMEMNTRIQVEHPVTEMITGMDLVAEQIRIAQGGRLPVTQDQVILRGHAIECRINAEDPEHDFRPSAGRISGYLPPGGPGVRIDSHAYTDYQIPPYYDSLIGKLIVWGPDRATAIKRMKRALRECAITGLPTTIGFHQKIMEYPQFLQGNVYTNFVQEMKGLG; this is encoded by the coding sequence ATGAAGTTTGACAAAATATTAATTGCCAATCGGGGAGAAATTGCTCTTCGCATTCTCCGCGCCTGTGAGGAAATGGGGATTGGGACGGTTGCGGTACACTCCACCGTTGACCGAAATGCTCTGCACGTTCAATTAGCTGATGAAGCGGTTTGCATTGGAGAAGCAGCTAGCAGTAAAAGTTATTTGAATATTCCCAATATTATTGCTGCTGCTTTGACACGTAATGCTAGTGCTATTCATCCTGGTTATGGCTTTTTAGCAGAAAATGCTCGATTTGCAGAAATTTGTGCCGATCATCACATTGCTTTCATCGGTCCTTCTCCCGAAGCGATGCGGTTAATGGGTGATAAATCCACGGCAAAAGATACCATGCAAAGAGCTGGCGTACCCACAGTACCGGGTAGTGATGGCTTACTAGAGTCGGAAGAAGAAGGATTAGCTATTGCCCAAAAAATTGGCTACCCTATCATGATTAAAGCTACAGCAGGTGGCGGTGGTAGGGGGATGCGTTTGGTGCGTTCTGAAAGTGAATTTGTCAAATCTTTTCAAGCAGCGCAAGGCGAAGCAGGTGCTGCATTTGGTAATTCCGGAGTATATTTAGAAAAATTTATTGAGTGTCCCCGCCATATTGAATTTCAAATATTGGCTGATAACTACGGTAACGTAATTCATTTGGGCGAACGCGATTGCTCAATTCAGCGTCGCAATCAGAAACTTTTAGAAGAAGCACCTAGCCCTGCTTTAGACTCAGAGTTACGGGAAAAAATGGGACAAGCGGCTGTTCGAGCATCTCAGTTTATCAATTACAGTGGGGCGGGAACTGTCGAGTTTCTCTTGGATAGGTCGGGTCAGTTTTACTTTATGGAAATGAATACCCGGATTCAAGTTGAACATCCCGTTACGGAGATGATTACTGGTATGGACTTGGTAGCCGAACAAATCCGTATTGCTCAAGGAGGAAGACTTCCGGTCACGCAAGACCAAGTCATCTTGAGAGGTCATGCAATCGAGTGCCGTATTAACGCTGAAGATCCCGAACATGATTTTCGCCCCTCAGCCGGACGTATCAGTGGTTATCTCCCCCCTGGCGGTCCCGGAGTCCGAATTGACTCCCACGCGTATACCGATTATCAAATTCCCCCGTACTACGACTCCCTCATTGGCAAGTTAATTGTTTGGGGTCCAGACCGTGCTACTGCCATAAAGCGCATGAAGCGTGCATTGCGAGAATGCGCTATTACGGGCTTACCAACCACAATTGGTTTCCATCAAAAAATTATGGAATATCCCCAGTTTCTACAGGGCAATGTCTATACCAATTTTGTACAGGAGATGAAAGGACTTGGATAA
- a CDS encoding glycosyltransferase, which translates to MRKPVLTIFYQFNPWNTTIGGIQTLIKTFIKYAPSEFEVRLVGTGDYRAKPVGVWQQAEFAGKEISFLPLFTLQNDNVRNLIPTTLKYTAALLGKRFESDFMHFHRIEPTLATFYWTGEKTLFIHNDIRTQMQASGDKKAILWRRFPVAYFALENILVRQFDQILSCNTDATKLYKQRYPNLQDRVKYIKNSFDSEIFYPLTGEQRQAERRELVSQLGLAEETRFVLFAGRLHPQKDPILLVRAIAALNDPNVHLLIAGDGELAAEIRAELVRLGLSSQVTMLGAVTQKEIARLHRICNVFVLSSEYEGLPLVVLEALASGTPVVTTQCGETPKLLGAKSGVVCSERTPTCIAEAIRKVLIQPEDYPTDACVRAAQPYAARTVIRDVYSDMFSRWEQKASLAVGV; encoded by the coding sequence ATGCGTAAACCTGTTCTCACGATTTTTTACCAGTTCAATCCTTGGAACACAACCATCGGAGGAATTCAGACACTCATCAAGACCTTTATTAAATACGCTCCAAGCGAGTTTGAAGTAAGACTTGTAGGAACAGGAGACTACCGGGCAAAACCTGTTGGTGTATGGCAGCAAGCAGAATTTGCAGGCAAAGAAATTAGTTTTCTACCTTTATTTACATTGCAAAATGATAATGTTAGGAACCTGATACCAACAACACTGAAGTATACGGCAGCTCTTTTAGGAAAGCGTTTTGAGTCAGACTTTATGCACTTTCACAGGATAGAGCCAACGCTAGCAACTTTTTATTGGACAGGAGAAAAAACGCTTTTTATACACAACGATATTCGGACACAAATGCAAGCGAGTGGTGACAAAAAAGCTATTCTCTGGCGAAGATTTCCTGTGGCATATTTTGCCCTAGAAAACATATTAGTTCGCCAATTTGACCAAATTCTCTCTTGCAATACCGATGCAACCAAGTTGTACAAACAGCGATACCCCAACCTGCAAGACCGTGTTAAATATATTAAAAATTCTTTTGACAGCGAAATTTTTTATCCCTTGACCGGAGAGCAACGTCAAGCTGAAAGGCGGGAACTAGTGTCCCAACTTGGTTTGGCTGAAGAGACGCGTTTTGTCTTATTTGCCGGTCGGCTTCATCCCCAAAAAGATCCCATTTTGCTTGTACGTGCAATTGCTGCATTAAACGATCCCAATGTTCACCTACTGATTGCAGGTGATGGGGAGTTGGCAGCAGAGATTCGTGCAGAACTTGTGAGATTGGGGCTATCTAGTCAAGTTACGATGCTCGGAGCAGTGACCCAAAAGGAAATTGCACGGTTGCATCGTATCTGCAATGTTTTTGTTTTAAGTAGTGAATATGAGGGTTTGCCTTTGGTAGTTTTAGAAGCGCTTGCTAGTGGAACACCAGTTGTGACCACTCAATGTGGTGAAACTCCAAAGCTGCTAGGAGCTAAAAGTGGAGTTGTCTGTTCGGAAAGGACTCCAACGTGTATAGCAGAGGCTATACGCAAAGTTCTCATACAACCGGAAGATTACCCAACAGATGCTTGCGTGCGGGCGGCGCAACCTTATGCAGCCCGTACAGTTATTCGTGATGTTTACAGCGATATGTTTAGTCGTTGGGAGCAAAAAGCGAGTTTGGCTGTGGGAGTGTGA
- a CDS encoding Ycf66 family protein, producing MLMFGLNSASVLAQVNFGANSASILGIFLAVAGAALYFLRSVRPELSRDQDIFFAAVGLLCGFILIFQGWRLDPILQFGQLLLAGSTVFFAVESIRLRGIATQQAKRNTPIVDDEREVSDRPSYSKRSKYGQAEMEADLDTLPYYEEDEAPPRRIPGSRDSRSSRDDYYDDQAPRRLERRSSSERPNTDKPRRRSNSRPVRTSERFEDEDWETSSKPPVDDWDNSPGEEKRPSRRSTNGPVRPTVTEDDVPPRPRRRRPPSDSTSRVERQDDDIISTDYVDYKPLDRPLDRSNRSSDEQDNSVNFDDDV from the coding sequence ATGCTAATGTTCGGGCTGAACTCAGCCAGTGTTCTGGCTCAGGTAAATTTTGGGGCGAACTCAGCCAGTATTCTAGGAATCTTCCTGGCTGTGGCTGGGGCAGCACTCTATTTTCTTCGCTCAGTGCGCCCAGAGCTTTCCCGCGACCAAGATATCTTTTTTGCGGCTGTGGGTTTGCTGTGCGGCTTTATTCTCATATTCCAAGGATGGCGTCTCGACCCAATTCTACAATTTGGTCAGTTGCTTTTGGCGGGATCGACTGTATTTTTTGCAGTTGAAAGCATTCGCTTGCGGGGGATTGCCACGCAACAAGCCAAGCGCAACACTCCTATTGTGGATGACGAACGAGAGGTTAGCGATCGCCCTTCATACAGTAAAAGATCAAAATATGGTCAGGCAGAAATGGAAGCCGATCTAGATACCCTGCCTTATTATGAAGAAGACGAAGCGCCACCAAGACGAATTCCAGGTAGTAGAGATTCTCGCTCATCTCGTGATGATTACTATGACGATCAAGCCCCACGCCGTTTAGAACGTCGCAGTAGTAGCGAAAGACCAAATACGGACAAACCTCGCCGTCGGAGCAATTCTCGCCCAGTACGTACATCTGAAAGATTTGAAGATGAAGATTGGGAGACTTCCTCCAAACCACCAGTAGATGATTGGGATAACTCTCCCGGTGAAGAAAAAAGACCTTCTCGCCGCAGTACCAATGGACCGGTTCGCCCAACAGTGACTGAAGACGATGTTCCTCCCAGACCAAGAAGGCGTCGTCCACCCAGTGATTCAACTTCCAGAGTTGAACGCCAAGATGATGATATTATTTCCACAGATTACGTAGACTACAAACCTCTTGACCGCCCGCTTGACCGATCAAATCGCTCAAGTGATGAACAAGATAATTCAGTAAATTTTGACGATGATGTTTAA